CCCAGACGACAGTCGTTTCGCGCTGGTTGGTGATGCCGATGGAGGCGATCTCTTCGGCGCTGACGCCGGTCTTGGCCAGCAGTTCGGCGATGACGCCATACTGGGTGCTCCAGATCTCATCGGCGTTGTGTTCCACCCAACCGGCTTTGGGGTAGATCTGGGTGAACTCTTTTTGGGCCACGGCGACGATGTTGCTGTCCTTGTCAAAGAGAATGGCGCGGCAGCTGGTGGTACCTTGGTCCAAAGCCATGACGTACTTCTTGCTCATCGAATCCGACACTCCTCTTTCATCATTTGATTCGCAACTTTGATTCGAAAGATCTCTGTACGGACTGTACCTGTGATGAACTTGTTCACCGTCGATTTGACGCGCTTTTTTTGTCATATACATTCTCAATTTGAATAAAAGGTCCAACCGGGATGCGGCTTGCAGGATAGTGTTACCGTTTCAAGCGTTCGGCGGATGGGGCGACCCGCCGTTATCACCTTCATGATTGCAGAAAAGGGTCGCTTCTTTGTTTTTGTGTGAAGCGATGCGATTAGGCGCCGAAGAAGGTGGTGTAGAAGAATGCGCCGACAACCGCGCCGATGACAGGGCCGACGATGGGAACCCAGGAGTAGGCCCAGTCAGAGTCCCGCTTGCCGGGGATGGGCAGGATGGCGTGAGCGATACGAGGACCAAGGTCGCGGGCAGGGTTCAGGGCGTAACCGGTGGGGCCGCCGAGAGACATACCGAGGACAACGATCAGCAGACCGACGGAGATGGTGCCGACACCGTCAGCCATCTTGTTGGCGCCGAGGGCGAGGATACCCAGGACGAGCATGGCCGTAGCGATGATTTCGGTGACCACGTTGGCGCCGTAGCTGCGGATGGCCGGGCCGGTGCAGAAGATGCCCAGTTTGGCGTCAGCATCGCTGGTTTCTTTCCAGTGGGGCAGGTAAGCCAGGTAGACGAGCACTGCGCCAAGGAAAGCGCCGATCATCTGGGCGGCAATGTAGGTGGGAACCAGGTCCCAGGAGAATTTGCCAATGGCGGCGAGGCCGATGGTCAGCGCGGGGTTCAGGTGAGCGCCGCTGTACTGGCCGACGCTGAAGGCGGCGATCAGAACGGCGAGACCCCAGGCAACAGTGATGACGATCCAGCCAGCGTTCTGACCTTTCGATTTGTTCAGCAACACCCCGGCGACAACACCGTCACCCAGGAGAATAAGAATCATCGTACCGATAAGTTCTGCTGCAAACGGCGACATAGTTTGTCCTCCTCGTACTGTTTTTCCTTCTGCTTCTTCGCGTGCAACCAGCGGATACGCCTCGCCGGTTTGTCACTTGCGACATGCCCCATATGGTTTTTCATCGCTTGAATCGGAATCATCCCCCTTGCCGGTGTTATCCGGAGCAATCGGAGGTTGGCCGCTTTTTTACAGATCACTCCCTTCGTTGCGTAAGATTTCACGACCACATCTTCGCGCACGAAAGGTTCGAGCGTCTTAGCGGCCGTCTCCTGAACTCCAAAGCCCGGGTTCAGCGAGCAAAACATATAACCCCCAATTCGACATCCAGTGGATGCCGCATCGGGGGTTAACTCTTTTACTCCTAACCCGATATCAAATTGTTCTTAGTTATAACATTCTTCATCTTCGGGTAAATTCCTGCTGAAAAATTAAAATTATTTTAAATTTACTGACTGACTCTGCGAGGTTTCTTACAACCCATCACACCCCTTGAAAAAAAGTAAACCCCGAAAAAGCATCCGATTGATGCGTTCTCGGGGGTTCTCTACACTCCAACCCATCGTTCACGTTGTCTCAAGTTTTCTTAAGTGCTTATTCGACATGGCAATCGAAATCCCTGCTTGCTCGTTAAAAAAATGTTAAGAACATAGCCAGAGATGGCGCAGGCTCGTCGACACGGCATCGATCCCTTTCTCGAAAGCTTGTCGCACATCTGCCTCGGAACGCAACAGCCCTCCGGCGAGGACAGGGACGCCGAGAGACTTCTTTAAGTCATGAATGACGAAGCGAGGAACGGTGGCCGGCAGGATCTCCACAGCGCTGGGCTTGACATCGCCGGCGACGCGGATAGCCGTCTTGATCGATTCGGAATCGACGATGAACACCCGCTGGACAACCCAGAGGCCTTCGTCGAGTGTGAGTTTGACCAGGTTCGACTTGGTGGTGACGATGCCGTGGACGCCCATGCGCTTGAGCAGATGGATGCCTGCCTTGTCCTTCCCAATCCCTTCGATGAGATCGATATGGGCGAGCACGTTTTTTTGCGCCACTCGGATCCGTTTGATCGCGTTGGGCAGTTGGTTGACGTCACCGCCAAGAAGAAAGATCGTGCGAATCTTGGGATGGCCGATTAGTTCTTCCAGATCCTCGAGCCGCCGAAGGGCGCCTCCGATCTTGGTTCCTTCCATGATCGTTTCTAAAAATCCCATACTACCTCCCGAACACTGAATCTGCCGCATTGTATTTGTTCATTCATTCTCCATCTTTCGTGCCAAATCCTGCGTTTCCCCAATATCCGGCCAAGACCGAACCGGTCAGGTTCTGCCAGACACTGAAAAGGGCGCCGGGGACTGCAGCCAGGGGATCGAGGTGCGCCATGGCCAGGGCGGCGGCGAGTCCTGAGTTCTCCACCCCGATGGTGAAGGCGAGCGCCCTCGCCTTGCTTGCCCCCAGGCCGGCTGACCGCGCCGCGTTGAACCCGGCGGCCAGGCCGGCTCCGTTGTGCAACGTCACGGCGGTAAGGGCGATCCAAGCGACGGTGAAGAGTTTTGCGGCGTTCAGAGCGATGACGATGGCGATGATGAAGACGATGGTGACGACCGACAGAAGGGGGACGATCATCCGCAGGCGCTCAACAGTGCCAGCGAAGAGGACGCGCAAAACCAGTCCCACCGAGACCGGCAATAGCACGATCCGCAGGATATCCGCCAGCAGGTCCTCCGCTCGGACGGGGATCAAGGCGCCGGCCAGTGCTAGGAAGATGTAGGGCGTCAGCACCGGAGCGAGCAGGGTGTTGACGCTGGACAGGGTGATGGAGAGCGCCGTATCTCCCTTGGCCAGGTAGGTGAGCACATTCGATGCGGTCCCGCTGGGGCAGCAGCCGACCAAGATCACGCCGGCAGCCAACTCAGGCGGGAGCGACAGCACCCTGGCCACAACAAAACCGGCCAAGGGCATGATCAGATAGCGTAGTGCGACCCCGTAAAAGACATCTCGCGGGCGCGTGAGGATGAGCCGGAAATCGACAGGGGTGAGTGTCAGCCCCATGCCAAGCATCACCAGACCGAGCAACGAGGGGACTGCCCCCCGGTAGGGCTGGAACAGCGCTGGGTGGATCAAGGCGTAAACGGAGAAGAGGATGACCCAGAGGGGAAACAACCGGGTGATGAATTGGGCTGCTTTATCGATGGCGCGCAAGGGATACTTCCTCTCGATCATTTTTGGTTGCTCTTCTACCATGTGTTCCGATTTTGTCCCACAGGCGCAGTCGCTATGCTCAAGCGGGTTCTATTTTTCATGCAAAAAAAAGACACCGATCACTTTTTGATCAGCGTCGCCGCCTGCCGGTAAATCGTCGTCTGTCAATAGAAAAGGCCTGACTGCCGATAAAACTGCTTCAATTTCTTTAAACCTATGTTAATGCTAGTGGTTTGTCACCGTATCACATAGTAGTACGGATCGACAGCCTTTCCGTGAAAACGCACCTCAAAGTGCAGGTGCGGTCCCGTGGTCCGGCCCGTGTTGCCGACCTCAGCGATGGACTGTCCCTGGGCGACCCTTTCTCCAACATTGACGTAGATCTTGTGGGCATGGGCATAGCCTGTCACAATCCCATCACCGTGATCGATCTCCAGATGATTTCCATAGGTAGGATGGTCCATTTGCACCTTCGATACTGTTCCATCAGCGACCGCCACAATCGGAGTCCCCCGGCGGGCCGAAAGGTCGATCCCCTCATGAGGCGCCCACTCTCGGGTTACCGGATGCCGTTGAAAACCGTAGTAACGGGTGGGGACGATTTTCGCCAAAGGCGGGATCAGACCGGAACGGCGTGCCGCTTCTTTCTCGATGGCCTCAGCCACAATTTCCAGTTCAACGCTGTTGGAGGCTTTAACCAGCAGAACCCCTTCTTCCGGCAACAGGTTCAGGGCCAGATCAACGATGTGATCTTTCCTCCATTGCTTCGAGGCGTAGATCACCGTTCCTCCCGCTTCCTGCGCCCCTGCCGCCATGTTTTCGGCGTATTGTCCCAGGGCGATCAGGGCAATGCCAAGTTCTGCTGCAAGCCTCCCCACGGCCCGGTGCTGCTCGGGCGCCTCCTCGCCGAGGTTGCTCATGGTCCCGAGGACTGCCAGGCGTTTCCCCTCTTCTGCCAGTTTCGACGCGCTTTCCAAAGAGGCCGACATGGAGTGCGGGTTGGCGTTGTAGGTGGCGTCGATCAGCAGTCGCCTCCCTGGTAGGCGGATAGGGGAAAAACGCCCCGGTGTTTGCTGAACCTTGGTCAATCCGATGGCGATCGACTCCGGGGAAAGACCCACATGGTCGGCTACAACTGCGGTCAGCAGCGCGTCGATTACTGCCGGACGACCGTAGAATCCGGGCAGTTCCACCTCGACCTCCCGCTCCAAACCGCAGAGTTGAAAGCGCGTTCCGTTGCGGTGCACCTGGATCCCCTCCGCCCAGAGGAAAAGATCCTCCCGCTCACGCTCCAGCCCCACCCAGCGAACAGGCGCCTTGCAGCGTGAAAGATCGAGGCTCCGGCAACCCGGGTCGTCACCGTTTAAAACCAGCAATCCCTTTTCGGGAAGGTGTCTCAGCAACTTCTGCTTTTCCCGGAGGACACCCTCTCTCCCCCCAAGGTCTTCTGCGTGGCCAAGACCGATACAAGTGATCACGCCGATCTCCGGCGCCGCCAGGCGGGCGCCAAAATCGATGCTGTCAGGGATATAAGCGCCAACTTCGAGAACCCCGAAGTCGTGGCGTGGACGGAGGCGGAAGAGCGTATACCCGATCCCGTAGGGACCGTTGTAGTTACGCCAGTTTTTTTGCACCTCTCCCCCTTCGGCCAGTACAGCGGCGATCATCTCCTTGGTGGTCGTTTTTCCCGCCGAGCCGGTTACCGCAATGATGCGCGCCTTGCAGCGACGCCGGTACGCCTTGACCAGTTTGAAATAGGCGTCCCGCACCGAGTTTGCGCTGATGACAGGCACAGCGGCATTGGCTGCCGCTGCAGCAACCCGTGCCGGAAGCACGAGAGCGCCTACACCCTGGCGGGCAGCGCGGGCGGCGTATCCCGCAGGATCGGCGATTTTCACCAGAGGGATCAAGACATCGCCCTTGCCACAGTCGGCCAATCGCTCACAGACATAGCGGACTGGATCCTCCGGGCGCCCAGACAGGAGCTGCCCCCCTGTGATGGCAGCGATGGCGCCGACGTTCCATTCGTTCACGGGCACTACCTCCGATAGGGAATTTCCAATCGTATATACTACCAAAATATGGCATGATAGTCCGACTGTTACCCTACCGGGTTCATGTCTCAGGGATCACTGCGGCGTTTTACCCTTATTCCCCGTCGCTTTTTGACAGCCCCACGGCTGGGGGGGGCTTGCGCGGACCTTTGACCCTGGAGAGGAGCCGTTGGGCGAATTCCTTCACCTCCGGCGTCCCCAGGATGAGGAGTGTGCCCCCGTATACGGCAGCCGCTGCTGCGCCCGCAAGGACCATGGAAATGACCGTCGCCCACCAACCGCCTCCCGGGAAAAAGGAATAGAGCCAAGGAAAGCCCACGGCCAGGACGAGTCCCATCAGGGCCGACGCAATCACCGCCTGGTAAAAGACCTTCCACTGCGTTCCGAAGGACCAGCCGCCGACGCGCCGGTAGAGCAGCCATCCCAGAATCACCATGTTCAGGACATTGGAAATGGATGTGGCCAGCGCCAGGCCGCCATGGGAGAGCCAGGGGATGAAGAGAAAGTTCATGGCCACATGGATGAACACCGTCAGCGCGCCGATTTTGACCGGCGTGGCCGTGTCATGAAGCGAGTAAAAACCGCGGGTGTACAAATCGCGGACGGCTGACGGGAAAAAACCCAGGCCGTAAAA
The nucleotide sequence above comes from Heliomicrobium undosum. Encoded proteins:
- a CDS encoding glycerol-3-phosphate responsive antiterminator; amino-acid sequence: MGFLETIMEGTKIGGALRRLEDLEELIGHPKIRTIFLLGGDVNQLPNAIKRIRVAQKNVLAHIDLIEGIGKDKAGIHLLKRMGVHGIVTTKSNLVKLTLDEGLWVVQRVFIVDSESIKTAIRVAGDVKPSAVEILPATVPRFVIHDLKKSLGVPVLAGGLLRSEADVRQAFEKGIDAVSTSLRHLWLCS
- a CDS encoding bile acid:sodium symporter family protein — translated: MIERKYPLRAIDKAAQFITRLFPLWVILFSVYALIHPALFQPYRGAVPSLLGLVMLGMGLTLTPVDFRLILTRPRDVFYGVALRYLIMPLAGFVVARVLSLPPELAAGVILVGCCPSGTASNVLTYLAKGDTALSITLSSVNTLLAPVLTPYIFLALAGALIPVRAEDLLADILRIVLLPVSVGLVLRVLFAGTVERLRMIVPLLSVVTIVFIIAIVIALNAAKLFTVAWIALTAVTLHNGAGLAAGFNAARSAGLGASKARALAFTIGVENSGLAAALAMAHLDPLAAVPGALFSVWQNLTGSVLAGYWGNAGFGTKDGE
- a CDS encoding peptidoglycan DD-metalloendopeptidase family protein — protein: MNEWNVGAIAAITGGQLLSGRPEDPVRYVCERLADCGKGDVLIPLVKIADPAGYAARAARQGVGALVLPARVAAAAANAAVPVISANSVRDAYFKLVKAYRRRCKARIIAVTGSAGKTTTKEMIAAVLAEGGEVQKNWRNYNGPYGIGYTLFRLRPRHDFGVLEVGAYIPDSIDFGARLAAPEIGVITCIGLGHAEDLGGREGVLREKQKLLRHLPEKGLLVLNGDDPGCRSLDLSRCKAPVRWVGLEREREDLFLWAEGIQVHRNGTRFQLCGLEREVEVELPGFYGRPAVIDALLTAVVADHVGLSPESIAIGLTKVQQTPGRFSPIRLPGRRLLIDATYNANPHSMSASLESASKLAEEGKRLAVLGTMSNLGEEAPEQHRAVGRLAAELGIALIALGQYAENMAAGAQEAGGTVIYASKQWRKDHIVDLALNLLPEEGVLLVKASNSVELEIVAEAIEKEAARRSGLIPPLAKIVPTRYYGFQRHPVTREWAPHEGIDLSARRGTPIVAVADGTVSKVQMDHPTYGNHLEIDHGDGIVTGYAHAHKIYVNVGERVAQGQSIAEVGNTGRTTGPHLHFEVRFHGKAVDPYYYVIR
- a CDS encoding MIP/aquaporin family protein; this translates as MSPFAAELIGTMILILLGDGVVAGVLLNKSKGQNAGWIVITVAWGLAVLIAAFSVGQYSGAHLNPALTIGLAAIGKFSWDLVPTYIAAQMIGAFLGAVLVYLAYLPHWKETSDADAKLGIFCTGPAIRSYGANVVTEIIATAMLVLGILALGANKMADGVGTISVGLLIVVLGMSLGGPTGYALNPARDLGPRIAHAILPIPGKRDSDWAYSWVPIVGPVIGAVVGAFFYTTFFGA